One window of Streptomyces sp. SUK 48 genomic DNA carries:
- a CDS encoding acyl-CoA dehydrogenase family protein: MARLAQTAGLTDVQQEIVSTVRDFVDKEIIPVATELEHRDEYPQQIVDGLKELGLFGLMIPEEYGGLGESLLTYALCVEEIARGWMSVSGIINTHFIVAYMLKQHGTQEQRDHFLPRMAAGDIRGAFSMSEPALGSDVSAISSKAVKEGDEYVLTGQKMWLTNGGTSSLVAVLVRSDEGHPEGTAPHKSMTTFLVEKEPGFGEVRPGLTIPGKIDKMGYKGVDTTELIMDGLRVPADRVLGGVTGRGFYQMMDGVEVGRVNVAARGCGVAQRAFELGVRYAQQRHTFGKAIAQHQAIQFKLAEMATKVEAAHAMMVNAARKKDSGQRNDLEAGMAKYLASEYCKEVVEDAFRIHGGYGFSKEYEIERLYREAPMLLIGEGTAEIQKMIIGRRLLEEYRFQG, translated from the coding sequence ATGGCCCGTCTCGCCCAGACCGCCGGTCTGACCGACGTCCAGCAGGAGATCGTCTCCACCGTCCGGGACTTCGTCGACAAGGAGATCATCCCGGTCGCGACCGAGCTGGAGCACCGCGACGAGTACCCGCAGCAGATCGTGGACGGGCTCAAGGAGCTGGGCCTGTTCGGTCTGATGATCCCCGAGGAGTACGGGGGTCTGGGCGAGTCGCTGCTCACCTACGCGCTGTGCGTGGAGGAGATCGCCCGCGGCTGGATGTCGGTGTCCGGCATCATCAACACCCACTTCATCGTCGCGTACATGCTCAAGCAGCACGGCACGCAGGAGCAGCGGGACCACTTCCTGCCGCGGATGGCCGCCGGTGACATCCGGGGCGCCTTCTCGATGTCGGAGCCGGCGCTGGGCTCCGATGTGTCGGCGATCAGCTCCAAGGCGGTCAAGGAGGGCGACGAGTACGTCCTGACCGGCCAGAAGATGTGGCTGACCAACGGCGGCACGTCGTCCCTGGTGGCCGTCCTGGTGCGCAGCGACGAGGGCCACCCGGAGGGGACCGCCCCGCACAAGTCCATGACCACCTTCCTGGTCGAGAAGGAGCCGGGCTTCGGCGAGGTCCGCCCGGGCCTCACCATCCCCGGCAAGATCGACAAGATGGGCTACAAGGGCGTCGACACCACCGAGCTGATCATGGACGGGCTGCGCGTCCCGGCCGATCGGGTGCTCGGCGGCGTCACCGGCCGAGGTTTTTACCAAATGATGGACGGCGTCGAGGTCGGCCGCGTCAATGTCGCGGCCCGCGGCTGCGGTGTCGCCCAGCGCGCCTTCGAGCTGGGTGTGCGGTACGCCCAGCAGCGGCACACCTTCGGCAAGGCGATCGCCCAGCACCAGGCCATCCAGTTCAAGCTGGCCGAGATGGCGACCAAGGTCGAGGCCGCGCACGCGATGATGGTCAACGCGGCGCGCAAAAAGGACTCCGGGCAGCGAAACGACCTGGAGGCCGGCATGGCGAAGTACCTCGCCTCCGAGTACTGCAAGGAGGTCGTGGAGGACGCCTTCCGCATCCACGGCGGGTACGGTTTCTCCAAGGAGTACGAGATCGAGCGCCTGTATCGTGAGGCGCCGATGCTGCTCATCGGTGAAGGTACCGCCGAGATCCAGAAAATGATCATCGGCCGCAGGTTGCTCGAAGAGTATCGATTCCAGGGCTGA
- a CDS encoding phosphatidylserine decarboxylase produces MPHSQTSAPRDSRAGVRLARGASPWLLPTVATAALSLARARRSGAAKAVAVPATALAAGMLWFFRDPEREIAPGRVICPADGVVQSIMPWKDGRTRVAIFMSPLNVHVNRAPLAGTVTSVEHIPGGFVPAFNKESENNERVVWHFDTELGDIEMIQIAGAVARRIVPYIPSGTKVEQGDRIGLIRFGSRVDLYLPEGVEVAVEVGQKTVAGVTRIDRD; encoded by the coding sequence ATGCCCCACAGCCAAACCTCTGCACCTCGCGACAGCCGAGCCGGCGTACGCCTCGCGCGCGGAGCATCGCCGTGGCTTCTCCCGACCGTCGCCACCGCAGCCCTCAGCCTGGCCCGCGCCCGCCGCTCGGGCGCGGCCAAGGCCGTCGCCGTGCCCGCCACCGCGCTCGCGGCGGGCATGCTGTGGTTCTTCCGCGACCCCGAGCGAGAGATCGCCCCCGGCCGGGTCATCTGCCCGGCCGACGGTGTGGTGCAGAGCATCATGCCCTGGAAGGACGGCCGCACCCGCGTCGCCATCTTCATGAGCCCGCTCAATGTTCATGTCAACCGCGCGCCGCTGGCGGGCACGGTGACGTCGGTCGAGCACATCCCCGGCGGCTTTGTTCCGGCTTTCAACAAGGAGAGCGAGAACAACGAGCGCGTAGTCTGGCATTTCGACACCGAACTCGGCGACATCGAGATGATCCAGATCGCCGGCGCGGTGGCCCGTCGCATCGTGCCCTACATCCCTTCGGGCACGAAGGTCGAGCAGGGCGACCGTATCGGTCTGATCCGCTTCGGCTCGCGTGTCGATCTCTACCTGCCCGAGGGCGTGGAGGTGGCGGTCGAGGTCGGACAGAAGACCGTGGCTGGGGTGACTCGCATTGACCGTGATTGA
- the pssA gene encoding CDP-diacylglycerol--serine O-phosphatidyltransferase has product MPEADDVDEEEEMPLSLRLSIADTLTLGNATCGFMAVYFTTTGILIPHLTGNDESAGMARHSAATAVILMLCAAVFDLFDGLVARKLRSSPMGAELDNLSDLISFGLAPAYFVLVYGMVADDAHQRVAALGAIVVLLAVVLRLARFSCVTMKDGVFQGMPSPFGALTVVSIVLLELPFVATLLAIVGTAWLMVSRVEYPKPRGRLAGAMLSWIVLSMGLLAAWAFDAPSGQLLLQTGCALQLVMGAVIPLFATARRVNNFRDNRREARAAQLP; this is encoded by the coding sequence GTGCCCGAGGCCGACGATGTGGACGAAGAGGAGGAGATGCCGCTCTCGCTCCGCTTGTCGATAGCGGACACCCTCACGCTCGGTAACGCCACGTGCGGGTTCATGGCGGTGTACTTCACCACCACCGGCATCCTGATCCCGCACCTGACCGGGAACGACGAGTCCGCGGGCATGGCGCGGCACAGCGCCGCCACGGCCGTCATCCTGATGCTCTGCGCGGCGGTGTTCGACCTCTTCGACGGGCTGGTGGCACGCAAGCTGCGGTCCTCGCCGATGGGGGCGGAGCTGGACAACCTCTCCGACCTGATCAGCTTCGGGCTGGCGCCCGCGTACTTCGTCCTCGTCTACGGCATGGTCGCGGACGACGCGCACCAGAGAGTGGCGGCGCTCGGGGCAATCGTGGTGCTCCTGGCCGTCGTCCTGCGGCTCGCCCGCTTCTCGTGCGTGACGATGAAGGACGGCGTGTTCCAGGGGATGCCCTCGCCGTTCGGCGCGCTCACCGTGGTCTCGATCGTGCTCCTGGAGCTGCCGTTCGTGGCGACGCTGCTGGCGATCGTCGGTACGGCGTGGCTGATGGTGAGCCGGGTCGAGTACCCGAAGCCGCGGGGGCGGCTCGCCGGGGCGATGCTGTCCTGGATCGTCCTGTCCATGGGCCTCCTGGCAGCCTGGGCCTTCGACGCTCCGAGCGGCCAGCTGCTCCTTCAGACGGGGTGTGCGCTCCAGCTGGTCATGGGCGCGGTGATCCCGCTGTTCGCCACGGCGCGGCGGGTGAACAACTTCCGCGACAACCGGCGGGAGGCGCGGGCGGCGCAGTTGCCGTGA
- a CDS encoding ADP-ribosylglycohydrolase family protein yields the protein MSSSEHTASAALADPGERGGLADRIHGGWLGRIAGNMLGKPVEQGEVWTRARIDRYLGGSGALPLTDYLPEPADPADTALLRPEWRSCVRGRVHGSCRDDDVDYTVLGLHLLESRGFGFSTEDVGELWLLRLPYLQTFTAERAAYRNLANGLRPPLTATYDNPYQEWIGALIRADVFGWACPGEPVRAAGLARRDAVLSHTGNGVYGAMFAAALIAAAFTAPTVRAALESALGVIPASSRLARTVRRVLSLHEAGLGWAETVDTVTGESPGGWIHVVPNAAVLTAGLLYGDDDFTRTLALTVRGGLDTDSNGATAGSVAGVRTGAAALPGRWKDPLEDTVRSAVFGFDGVRISALAERTVRLTRGGS from the coding sequence ATGAGCAGCAGCGAGCACACCGCGTCCGCCGCTCTCGCCGATCCCGGTGAGAGGGGCGGTCTCGCCGACCGGATCCACGGCGGCTGGCTCGGCCGGATCGCGGGCAACATGCTCGGCAAGCCGGTCGAGCAGGGCGAGGTGTGGACCCGCGCGCGCATCGACCGCTACCTCGGCGGCTCCGGGGCGCTGCCGCTCACCGACTACCTGCCCGAGCCCGCCGACCCGGCCGACACCGCCCTGCTGCGCCCCGAGTGGCGCTCCTGCGTCCGGGGGCGTGTCCACGGCAGCTGCCGCGACGACGACGTGGACTACACGGTCCTCGGACTGCACCTGCTGGAGAGCCGCGGCTTCGGCTTCAGCACCGAGGACGTCGGCGAGCTGTGGCTGCTGCGGCTGCCGTACCTCCAGACCTTCACCGCGGAGCGGGCGGCGTACCGCAATCTGGCGAACGGGCTGCGGCCGCCGCTGACGGCGACGTACGACAACCCGTACCAGGAGTGGATCGGCGCCCTCATCCGCGCGGACGTCTTCGGCTGGGCCTGCCCCGGCGAGCCGGTGCGCGCGGCCGGTCTGGCGCGCCGGGACGCCGTGCTGTCGCACACGGGCAACGGGGTCTACGGCGCCATGTTCGCCGCCGCGCTGATCGCGGCCGCCTTCACCGCGCCGACCGTACGGGCCGCGCTGGAGAGCGCGCTCGGCGTGATCCCGGCGAGCAGCCGCCTCGCCCGTACCGTGCGCCGGGTCCTGTCGCTGCACGAGGCCGGGCTGGGCTGGGCGGAGACCGTGGACACCGTGACCGGGGAGAGTCCGGGGGGCTGGATCCACGTCGTGCCGAACGCGGCCGTCCTCACCGCGGGGCTGCTGTACGGCGACGACGACTTCACCCGTACCCTCGCGCTGACCGTGCGCGGCGGTCTGGACACCGACTCCAACGGGGCGACGGCGGGTTCGGTGGCCGGGGTCCGCACCGGCGCCGCCGCGCTGCCCGGCCGGTGGAAGGACCCGCTGGAAGACACGGTCCGCAGCGCGGTGTTCGGGTTCGACGGGGTGCGGATCAGCGCGCTGGCCGAACGCACCGTGCGCCTGACGCGCGGCGGTTCGTAG
- a CDS encoding NUDIX hydrolase → MASTADYAAYIASLPRVLAGAAVLFRDGAGRVLLVEPDYREGWGLPGGTVESDGGETPRQGARRETLEEIGLDRAPGRLLAVDWVPGTGRPPLVAYVYDGGVLAEDELGAIRLQEEELLSWRLVPRAELAAHLPGALGRRVLAALDALDGGCGPAELENGHRVG, encoded by the coding sequence ATGGCCTCCACCGCTGACTACGCCGCGTACATCGCCTCGCTGCCCCGGGTGCTCGCCGGGGCCGCCGTGCTCTTCCGGGACGGGGCGGGGCGCGTGCTGCTCGTCGAGCCCGACTACCGCGAGGGATGGGGGCTTCCGGGCGGCACGGTGGAGTCGGACGGCGGGGAGACACCCCGGCAGGGGGCCCGGCGGGAGACGCTGGAGGAGATCGGGCTCGACCGGGCGCCCGGACGGCTGCTCGCCGTGGACTGGGTGCCGGGGACGGGACGGCCGCCGCTGGTGGCGTACGTGTACGACGGCGGAGTGCTCGCGGAGGACGAGCTGGGCGCGATCCGGCTCCAGGAGGAGGAACTGCTGTCCTGGCGGCTGGTCCCCCGCGCGGAGCTGGCCGCGCACCTCCCCGGCGCCCTCGGCCGCCGCGTCCTCGCCGCGCTCGACGCCCTCGACGGCGGCTGCGGCCCGGCCGAGCTGGAGAACGGCCACCGGGTGGGCTGA
- a CDS encoding Sir2 family NAD-dependent protein deacetylase, giving the protein MGKPLVAILSGAGISTDSGIPDYRGPNGLWRQDPAAEKLVTYEYYMGDPEIRRRSWQLRRASRALGAEPNAAHRAIAALERSGVPVRVITQNVDGLHQLAGTAARKVLELHGTAREFVCTLCHTRGPMADALERLDAGEDDPRCRECGGILKSATVMFGERLDPMVLGQAVAVTKACQVFIAVGSSLQVQPAAGLAGVAADHGARLIIVNAEPTPYDDRADELIREPIGTALPRLLAALAEDAAAGDPADG; this is encoded by the coding sequence ATGGGCAAGCCTCTCGTGGCCATTCTCAGTGGCGCAGGTATCTCCACCGATTCCGGCATCCCCGACTACCGGGGCCCGAACGGGCTGTGGCGGCAGGACCCCGCGGCCGAGAAGCTCGTGACCTACGAGTACTACATGGGCGATCCGGAGATCCGGCGCCGGTCCTGGCAGCTGCGCCGCGCGAGCCGCGCGCTCGGGGCCGAACCCAACGCCGCCCACCGGGCGATCGCCGCGCTGGAGCGGTCCGGCGTACCGGTCCGGGTGATCACGCAGAACGTGGACGGGCTGCACCAGCTCGCCGGGACGGCCGCCCGCAAGGTCCTCGAACTGCACGGCACCGCCCGGGAGTTCGTCTGCACCCTGTGCCACACGCGCGGCCCGATGGCGGACGCCCTGGAGCGCCTGGACGCCGGTGAGGACGATCCCCGGTGCCGGGAGTGCGGCGGCATCCTGAAGTCCGCCACCGTGATGTTCGGCGAACGCCTCGACCCGATGGTCCTCGGCCAGGCCGTGGCCGTCACCAAGGCGTGCCAGGTGTTCATCGCCGTCGGCAGCAGCCTCCAGGTGCAGCCCGCCGCCGGCCTCGCGGGTGTCGCCGCCGACCACGGCGCCCGCCTGATCATCGTCAACGCGGAACCCACGCCGTACGACGACCGGGCGGACGAGCTGATCCGCGAGCCCATCGGGACCGCGCTGCCCCGGCTGCTGGCCGCGCTGGCCGAGGACGCGGCGGCCGGGGACCCGGCGGACGGCTGA
- a CDS encoding methylated-DNA--[protein]-cysteine S-methyltransferase has protein sequence MICHTETEGPYGRLTMVAADGALCGLYMTSQRHRPSEESFGTRDDSLPCFTAAREQLEAYYTGELREFTLELNLRGTPFQRSVWDQLTRIPYGETRTYGQLADALGNPGASRAVGLANGRNPISIIVPCHRVVGSDGSLTGYGGGLERKRRLLDFERGTALF, from the coding sequence ATGATCTGCCACACCGAGACCGAGGGCCCGTACGGCCGGCTCACCATGGTCGCCGCCGACGGCGCCCTGTGCGGTCTCTACATGACCAGCCAGCGGCACCGCCCGTCCGAGGAGAGCTTCGGCACCCGCGACGACTCCCTGCCCTGCTTCACCGCCGCACGGGAGCAGCTGGAGGCTTACTACACGGGGGAGTTGCGCGAGTTCACCCTCGAACTCAACCTGCGCGGAACCCCGTTCCAGCGCAGCGTCTGGGACCAGCTCACCCGCATCCCCTACGGCGAGACCCGCACCTACGGCCAACTCGCCGACGCCCTCGGCAATCCCGGCGCCTCCCGCGCGGTCGGCCTCGCCAACGGCCGCAACCCCATCAGCATCATCGTGCCCTGCCACCGGGTGGTCGGCAGCGACGGCAGCCTCACCGGCTACGGCGGCGGCCTCGAGCGCAAGCGCCGCCTGCTGGACTTCGAACGCGGCACGGCCCTGTTCTGA
- a CDS encoding AlkA N-terminal domain-containing protein, with product MQTATHLDREHCVRAVQSKDARFDGWFYTAVLTTGIYCRPSCPVVPPKPRNMTFYPSAAACQQAGFRACKRCRPDTTPGSPEWNQRADLVARAMRLITDGVVDREGVPGLAARLGYSTRQVERQLLAELGAGPLALARAQRAQTARLLIETTALPMAQIAFAAGFSSIRAFNDTVREVFALAPSELRRRVPAGRAAGDATPGTLSLRLPFRAPLNPSNLFGHLAATAVPGVEEWRDGAYRRTLRLPYGHGIVALTPRPDHIACRLTLGDLRDLAVAISRCRRMLDLDADPVAVDDRLRTDALLAPLVDKAPGRRVPGTVDEAEFAVRAVLGQQVSTAAARTHAARLVTAHGKPLDDPEGGLTHLFPSPEALASVDPETLAMPRTRRTTFTTLVSQLADGTLHLGVESDWAEARARLLALPGFGPWTVEVIALRALGDPDAFLPTDLGIRRAAGELGLPSTPAALTARAEAWRPWRAYAVQYLWATDSHPINVLPV from the coding sequence ATGCAGACAGCGACGCACCTCGACCGGGAGCATTGCGTCCGTGCCGTGCAGTCCAAGGACGCGCGGTTCGACGGATGGTTCTACACGGCCGTGCTGACCACCGGCATCTACTGCCGCCCCAGCTGCCCCGTCGTCCCGCCCAAGCCCCGGAACATGACGTTCTACCCGAGCGCGGCCGCCTGCCAGCAGGCCGGGTTCCGCGCCTGCAAGCGCTGCCGCCCGGACACCACCCCCGGCTCCCCGGAATGGAACCAGCGCGCCGACCTGGTGGCCCGCGCCATGCGCCTGATCACCGACGGCGTCGTGGACCGCGAGGGGGTGCCCGGCCTCGCCGCCCGGCTCGGCTACAGCACCCGCCAGGTGGAGCGGCAACTGCTCGCCGAACTGGGCGCCGGACCCCTCGCGCTCGCCCGCGCCCAGCGCGCCCAGACCGCCCGGCTGCTCATCGAGACCACCGCGCTGCCCATGGCGCAGATCGCCTTCGCGGCCGGCTTCTCCTCCATCCGCGCCTTCAACGACACCGTCCGCGAGGTCTTCGCCCTCGCCCCGAGCGAGCTGCGCCGGCGCGTACCGGCCGGCCGCGCGGCGGGCGACGCCACCCCGGGCACGCTGTCCCTGCGGCTGCCGTTCCGCGCCCCGCTCAACCCGAGCAACCTCTTCGGCCACCTCGCCGCCACCGCCGTACCGGGCGTCGAGGAATGGCGGGACGGCGCCTACCGGCGCACCCTCCGGCTGCCGTACGGCCACGGGATCGTCGCCCTCACCCCGCGCCCCGACCACATCGCCTGCCGCCTCACCCTCGGCGACCTGCGGGACCTGGCCGTGGCGATCAGCCGCTGCCGGCGGATGCTCGACCTGGACGCCGACCCGGTCGCCGTCGACGACCGGCTGCGCACCGACGCGCTGCTCGCCCCGCTGGTCGACAAGGCGCCGGGCCGCCGGGTGCCGGGCACCGTGGACGAGGCCGAGTTCGCGGTGCGGGCCGTACTCGGACAGCAGGTGTCCACGGCCGCCGCCCGCACCCACGCGGCCCGCCTCGTCACCGCGCACGGCAAGCCCCTGGACGATCCCGAGGGCGGCCTCACCCATCTCTTCCCGTCGCCCGAGGCGCTGGCCTCCGTCGATCCCGAGACCCTGGCGATGCCCCGCACCCGGCGCACCACCTTCACCACCCTGGTGAGTCAACTCGCCGACGGTACCCTCCACTTGGGGGTGGAATCCGACTGGGCCGAGGCCCGCGCCCGGCTGCTCGCGCTGCCCGGCTTCGGACCCTGGACGGTCGAGGTCATCGCCCTGCGCGCCCTGGGCGATCCGGACGCCTTCCTGCCCACCGACCTCGGCATCCGCCGCGCCGCCGGTGAGCTCGGGCTGCCGTCCACCCCCGCCGCGCTCACCGCGCGCGCCGAGGCATGGCGCCCGTGGCGGGCGTACGCGGTGCAGTATCTGTGGGCGACCGACAGCCACCCGATCAACGTCCTTCCCGTGTAA
- a CDS encoding methylenetetrahydrofolate reductase, translating into MNPAATAPAAVGTALLDDFSLEMTGKDVPALEEAGGSIPRGTRINVTFLAGEDHATRLAAARAVRRLGFVPVPHISARRLPSRAALEEFLAGLAADGTADDVFVVGGDPARPEGPYEDALAVIRSGLLERHGVRHIGISGYPEGHPAISGPALWSALTDKAAAIGAGPFTGDVITQFGFDAEPVLDWLAAVRARGVDLPVRIGVPGPAGVRRLVGYATRFGVGTSASVARKYGFSLTNLLGTAGPDRFLHALGERYDPARHGVVKVHFYTFGGLRTTAQWVGAFRERAR; encoded by the coding sequence ATGAACCCCGCCGCCACCGCCCCCGCCGCGGTGGGCACCGCCCTGCTGGACGACTTCTCGCTGGAGATGACCGGCAAGGACGTGCCCGCACTGGAGGAGGCGGGGGGCAGCATCCCGCGGGGCACCCGGATCAACGTCACCTTCCTCGCCGGCGAGGACCACGCCACCCGGCTCGCCGCCGCCCGCGCGGTCCGCCGGCTCGGCTTCGTCCCCGTGCCCCACATCTCGGCCCGCCGGCTGCCCTCCCGCGCCGCCCTGGAGGAGTTCCTCGCGGGTCTCGCCGCGGACGGCACCGCGGACGACGTGTTCGTCGTCGGCGGCGACCCGGCCCGCCCCGAGGGGCCGTACGAGGACGCCCTCGCCGTCATCCGCAGCGGGCTGCTGGAACGCCACGGCGTGCGCCACATCGGCATCAGCGGCTACCCCGAGGGCCACCCCGCGATATCCGGCCCCGCGCTGTGGTCGGCGCTCACCGACAAGGCGGCGGCCATCGGCGCCGGCCCCTTCACCGGCGATGTGATCACCCAGTTCGGCTTCGACGCCGAGCCGGTCCTCGACTGGCTGGCGGCCGTCCGCGCCCGGGGTGTCGACCTGCCCGTCCGTATCGGCGTCCCCGGCCCGGCCGGCGTCCGCCGCCTCGTCGGCTACGCCACCCGCTTCGGCGTCGGCACCAGCGCCTCCGTCGCCCGCAAGTACGGCTTCTCGCTGACCAACCTGCTGGGCACCGCGGGCCCCGACCGCTTCCTGCACGCGCTCGGCGAACGGTACGACCCCGCGCGCCACGGCGTGGTCAAGGTGCACTTCTACACCTTCGGCGGGCTGCGCACCACGGCGCAGTGGGTCGGCGCGTTCCGCGAGCGAGCGCGCTGA
- a CDS encoding cytochrome P450, with the protein MQQRPGIEPPPGCPAHGNIPLYGPRFGSDPDGHYAHLRGLGPSAPVDIAPGVEVELVTSYDAALYILQNPASFVRDSRRWNALNEGRVPEDSPALPMLAYRPNALMSDGAAHARLRQAVTDSLASVNELQLVRQTQASADYLISRFSSERMGQAELMAEYAQPLPLLVFSDLFGCPPEIGDRVIAGITGLFSGTKGADQLLAEALNELIALKRRNPGEDLTTRLMQHSAQLTDEEMMHQLITLLSGGTTPLSAMIGTASALILGEEWQSGLPVEDAVTQVLWNYPPIANYAAHYPTHDVELGGRVVKANDPVLISFAAANTDPRLAEHREQLSAKAHLAFGAGPHACPAKDPAFVIAVTAVETLLNRLPDIEVRMPFKDLSWIPAPWSRSLVALPVRFTPRIVVPTAAQRTETPAAAPGGHVTATPRPAPSGASKPKSGLFSRFLAWTRGE; encoded by the coding sequence ATGCAGCAGCGACCCGGCATAGAGCCGCCCCCCGGCTGCCCCGCACACGGGAACATCCCGCTCTACGGCCCCCGGTTCGGCTCCGACCCGGACGGCCACTACGCCCATCTGCGCGGCCTCGGCCCGAGCGCGCCGGTGGACATCGCGCCCGGCGTCGAGGTCGAGCTGGTCACCAGCTACGACGCCGCGCTCTACATCCTCCAGAACCCCGCCTCCTTCGTCCGCGACTCGCGGCGCTGGAACGCGCTGAACGAGGGCCGCGTGCCCGAGGACAGCCCCGCGCTGCCGATGCTGGCGTACCGGCCCAACGCGCTGATGAGCGACGGCGCGGCGCACGCCCGGCTGCGGCAGGCCGTCACCGACTCCCTGGCCAGCGTCAACGAGCTCCAGCTGGTGCGTCAGACCCAGGCGTCGGCCGACTACCTGATCAGCCGCTTCAGCTCGGAGCGCATGGGCCAGGCCGAGCTGATGGCGGAGTACGCCCAGCCGCTGCCGCTGCTGGTCTTCAGCGACCTGTTCGGCTGCCCGCCCGAGATCGGTGACCGGGTCATCGCGGGCATCACCGGCCTCTTCTCCGGCACCAAGGGCGCCGACCAGCTGCTGGCCGAGGCGCTGAACGAGCTGATCGCCCTCAAGCGCCGCAACCCGGGCGAGGACCTGACGACGCGGCTGATGCAGCACTCGGCGCAGCTGACCGACGAGGAGATGATGCACCAGCTCATCACCCTCCTCTCCGGCGGCACCACGCCGCTGTCCGCCATGATCGGCACCGCGAGCGCGCTGATCCTCGGCGAGGAGTGGCAGTCGGGCCTGCCGGTCGAGGACGCCGTCACCCAGGTCCTGTGGAACTACCCGCCCATCGCCAACTACGCGGCCCACTACCCCACCCATGACGTGGAGCTGGGCGGCCGGGTGGTCAAGGCGAACGACCCGGTGCTGATCTCCTTCGCGGCGGCCAACACCGACCCCCGGCTCGCCGAGCACCGCGAACAGCTCAGCGCCAAGGCCCACCTGGCCTTCGGCGCGGGCCCGCACGCCTGCCCCGCCAAGGACCCCGCGTTCGTGATCGCGGTGACCGCCGTGGAGACCTTGCTCAACCGGCTCCCGGACATCGAGGTCCGGATGCCGTTCAAGGACCTCAGCTGGATCCCGGCGCCCTGGAGCCGCTCCCTGGTGGCCCTGCCGGTGCGCTTCACCCCGCGCATCGTGGTGCCGACGGCGGCCCAGCGGACGGAAACCCCGGCGGCGGCCCCCGGCGGCCATGTCACGGCCACCCCCCGGCCGGCGCCGAGCGGCGCGTCCAAGCCCAAGTCGGGCCTGTTCAGCCGCTTCCTGGCCTGGACACGCGGCGAGTAG
- a CDS encoding ATP/GTP-binding protein — protein MYLDSGVRTAVKVLVVGHFGVGKTTCIASISEIEPLRTEEEITEASEGFDDLSGTPDKTTTTVAMDFGRLTINDELVLYLFGTPGQERFKEMWEELSRGALGALVLVDPERLSESFPILDLVERFGLTYAIGVNHFDGTPGYPLSEVREALNLSADTPVVPCDVRNEQSSANALITLVHHLLSLID, from the coding sequence GTGTACCTGGATTCAGGTGTCCGTACGGCGGTGAAGGTGCTCGTGGTGGGGCACTTCGGGGTCGGCAAGACCACGTGCATCGCCAGCATCTCCGAGATCGAGCCGCTGCGGACCGAAGAAGAGATCACCGAGGCCAGCGAGGGCTTCGACGATCTGTCGGGCACCCCCGACAAGACCACCACGACGGTCGCCATGGACTTCGGCCGTCTGACCATCAACGACGAGCTGGTGCTGTACCTTTTCGGCACCCCCGGCCAGGAACGCTTCAAGGAGATGTGGGAGGAGCTGTCCCGAGGGGCCCTCGGCGCGCTCGTCCTCGTCGACCCCGAGCGGCTGTCCGAGTCGTTCCCCATCCTCGACCTGGTCGAGCGGTTCGGGCTGACGTACGCCATCGGCGTCAACCACTTCGACGGCACGCCCGGCTACCCCCTCTCCGAGGTGCGCGAGGCCCTCAACCTGTCCGCGGACACCCCCGTCGTCCCCTGCGACGTCCGCAACGAGCAGTCGTCGGCCAACGCGCTGATCACCCTCGTGCACCACCTTCTCTCCCTCATCGACTAG
- a CDS encoding DUF742 domain-containing protein translates to MSDEPDEDLELTSALVPFFVITNGRSLPPEHAYGHTTLVSASEHAATTARTLTPEARQVLDLVMDGFLSVAEVAAHTHLPLGVVRILLAEMEDGGLIIARKPVPRAERVDRDVLNAVLDGLRARFGA, encoded by the coding sequence GTGAGCGACGAGCCCGACGAGGACCTGGAACTCACCTCCGCATTAGTCCCGTTCTTCGTGATCACGAACGGGCGCTCCCTGCCCCCGGAACACGCCTACGGGCACACGACACTCGTGTCCGCGAGCGAGCACGCAGCCACCACGGCCCGCACGCTCACCCCGGAGGCCCGGCAGGTTCTGGACCTGGTCATGGACGGATTCCTGTCCGTGGCCGAGGTGGCCGCCCACACCCATCTGCCGCTGGGGGTCGTCCGGATCCTGCTGGCCGAGATGGAGGACGGCGGCCTGATCATCGCGCGGAAGCCGGTGCCCCGCGCGGAACGTGTCGACCGTGACGTACTGAACGCCGTGCTCGACGGCCTCAGAGCCCGATTCGGAGCGTGA